The following are from one region of the Streptococcus sp. 1643 genome:
- the sufB gene encoding Fe-S cluster assembly protein SufB: protein MAEERVEPKPIDLGEYKFGFHDDVEPVLSTGKGLNEEVIRELSAAKGEPEWMLEFRLKSYETFKKMPMQTWGADLSEIDFDDLIYYQKPSDKPARSWDEVPEKIKETFERIGIPEAERAYLAGASAQYESEVVYHNMKEEFQKLGIIFTDTDSALKEYPDLFKQYFAKLVPPTDNKLAALNSAVWSGGTFIYVPKGVKVDIPLQTYFRINNENTGQFERTLIIVDEGASVHYVEGCTAPTYSSNSLHAAIVEIFALDGAYMRYTTIQNWSDNVYNLVTKRAKALKDATVEWIDGNLGAKTTMKYPSVYLDGEGARGTMLSIAFANAGQHQDTGAKMIHNAPHTSSSIVSKSIAKGGGKVDYRGQVTFNKNSKKSVSHIECDTIIMDDLSASDTIPFNEIHNSQVALEHEAKVSKISEEQLYYLMSRGLSESEATEMIVMGFVEPFTKELPMEYAVELNRLISYEMEGSVG from the coding sequence ATGGCTGAAGAAAGAGTAGAACCAAAACCAATTGACCTTGGTGAATATAAATTTGGTTTCCATGACGATGTAGAGCCTGTCCTATCGACAGGAAAAGGATTGAACGAAGAAGTCATTCGCGAATTATCAGCTGCTAAGGGAGAACCTGAGTGGATGTTAGAATTCCGTTTGAAGTCTTATGAAACCTTCAAAAAAATGCCTATGCAAACCTGGGGAGCAGACTTGTCAGAGATTGACTTTGATGATTTGATCTACTACCAAAAACCTTCTGATAAACCTGCCCGTTCATGGGACGAAGTTCCTGAAAAAATCAAAGAAACCTTTGAACGTATCGGGATTCCAGAAGCTGAGCGTGCTTATCTAGCCGGTGCCTCTGCCCAGTACGAGTCAGAAGTGGTTTACCACAACATGAAGGAAGAGTTCCAGAAATTGGGGATTATCTTTACAGATACGGATTCTGCCCTCAAGGAATACCCAGACTTATTTAAACAATACTTTGCCAAGTTGGTACCGCCGACAGATAACAAGTTGGCTGCCCTCAACTCAGCAGTATGGTCAGGTGGAACATTTATCTACGTACCAAAAGGTGTCAAGGTAGATATTCCGCTTCAAACCTACTTCCGTATCAACAACGAAAATACAGGTCAGTTCGAACGTACCTTGATTATTGTCGATGAAGGAGCAAGCGTCCACTACGTAGAAGGCTGTACAGCGCCAACTTATTCAAGTAACAGCTTGCACGCTGCCATTGTAGAAATTTTCGCTTTGGACGGAGCTTATATGCGTTATACAACCATCCAAAACTGGTCTGATAATGTCTATAACTTGGTAACAAAACGTGCCAAAGCTTTGAAAGATGCGACTGTTGAGTGGATTGATGGTAACTTGGGTGCTAAAACAACCATGAAATACCCGTCTGTTTACCTTGATGGAGAAGGAGCGCGTGGAACCATGCTCTCTATCGCCTTTGCCAATGCAGGGCAACACCAAGATACGGGTGCCAAGATGATCCACAACGCTCCACATACAAGCTCGTCTATCGTGTCTAAATCCATTGCTAAAGGCGGAGGAAAGGTGGACTATCGTGGACAAGTAACCTTTAACAAGAACTCTAAGAAATCTGTTTCTCACATCGAGTGTGATACCATTATCATGGATGACTTATCAGCGTCAGATACCATTCCGTTTAATGAAATTCACAACTCGCAAGTTGCTTTGGAACACGAGGCCAAGGTATCTAAGATTTCAGAGGAACAACTCTACTATCTCATGAGTCGTGGATTGTCAGAATCTGAGGCAACCGAGATGATTGTCATGGGATTTGTCGAACCCTTCACTAAAGAGCTACCAATGGAATATGCAGTTGAGCTGAACCGCTTGATTAGCTATGAAATGGAAGGTTCTGTCGGATAA
- the sufU gene encoding Fe-S cluster assembly sulfur transfer protein SufU, whose translation MALSKLDSLYMAVVADHSKNPHHQGKLEDAEQISLNNPTCGDVINLSVKFDAEDRLEDIAFLNSGCTISTASASMMTDAVLGKTKQEILELATIFSEMVQGQKDDRQDQLGDGAFLSGVAKFPQRIKCATLAWNALKKTIEDQEKQ comes from the coding sequence ATGGCACTTTCTAAACTAGATAGCCTTTATATGGCAGTGGTGGCAGACCATTCGAAAAATCCACATCACCAAGGGAAGCTGGAAGATGCTGAGCAAATTAGTCTCAATAATCCAACCTGTGGGGATGTTATCAACCTCTCTGTCAAGTTTGATGCAGAGGACCGTTTGGAAGATATTGCTTTTCTAAATTCAGGATGCACGATTTCAACTGCTTCTGCTAGTATGATGACAGATGCTGTTTTGGGCAAGACCAAACAAGAAATTCTAGAACTTGCAACTATCTTTTCTGAAATGGTTCAAGGTCAAAAGGATGACCGTCAAGACCAACTCGGGGATGGTGCCTTCTTGTCAGGTGTTGCCAAATTCCCACAACGAATCAAGTGTGCAACCCTGGCTTGGAATGCCCTTAAGAAAACAATTGAAGATCAAGAAAAACAGTAA
- a CDS encoding cysteine desulfurase, whose protein sequence is MLDVEAIRKDFPILDQIVNDEPLVYLDNAATTQKPLAVLETINRYYEQDNANVHRGVHTLAERATASYEVARETIRKFINAGSTKEVLFTRGTTTSLNWVARFAEEILTEGDQVLISVMEHHSNIIPWQEACRKTGAELVYVYLKDGALDMDDLRAKLTDKVKFVSLAHASNVLGVVNPIKEITQLAHQVGAIMVVDGAQSTPHMKIDVQDLDVDFFAFSGHKMAGPTGIGILYGKEKYLEQMSPVEFGGEMIDFVYEQSASWKELPWKFEAGTPNMAGAIGLAAAVDYLEKIGMDAIESHEQELIAYVFPKLQEIEGLTIYGSQDLAKRSGVIAFNLGDLHPHDLATALDYEGVAVRAGHHCAQPLLQYLEVPATARASFYIYNTKADCDKLVDALQKTKEFFNGTF, encoded by the coding sequence ATGTTAGATGTAGAAGCGATTCGCAAGGATTTTCCAATTTTGGACCAGATTGTCAACGATGAACCTCTGGTCTATCTGGACAATGCCGCGACGACACAAAAACCACTAGCAGTTCTGGAAACGATTAACCGCTATTATGAGCAGGACAATGCAAATGTTCATCGTGGGGTTCATACCTTGGCGGAGCGGGCGACAGCTTCCTATGAGGTGGCTCGTGAAACCATTCGTAAGTTTATCAATGCAGGCTCTACAAAGGAAGTTCTCTTTACCAGAGGAACGACAACCAGCCTTAACTGGGTGGCACGCTTCGCTGAGGAAATCCTGACTGAGGGAGACCAGGTCTTGATTTCAGTAATGGAACACCATTCTAATATCATTCCATGGCAGGAGGCCTGTCGCAAGACTGGGGCAGAGCTTGTCTATGTTTATCTCAAGGACGGAGCTCTGGATATGGATGACTTGCGCGCTAAATTGACTGATAAAGTCAAGTTTGTCTCCCTAGCTCACGCCTCAAATGTTCTTGGTGTGGTCAACCCTATCAAAGAAATCACGCAATTAGCCCACCAAGTTGGAGCTATCATGGTGGTGGATGGTGCTCAGTCTACGCCCCATATGAAGATTGATGTCCAGGACTTGGATGTGGACTTCTTTGCTTTTTCAGGTCACAAGATGGCTGGACCAACTGGTATTGGTATTCTTTACGGTAAAGAAAAGTATCTGGAACAAATGTCACCAGTTGAGTTTGGTGGCGAGATGATTGATTTCGTCTATGAGCAATCTGCTAGTTGGAAGGAATTGCCTTGGAAATTTGAGGCTGGAACGCCAAATATGGCAGGTGCTATCGGACTTGCTGCAGCAGTGGATTATCTGGAAAAGATTGGTATGGATGCCATTGAATCTCATGAACAGGAATTGATTGCATACGTCTTTCCAAAATTGCAGGAAATTGAAGGGTTAACCATTTATGGTTCGCAAGACCTGGCTAAACGTTCAGGTGTCATTGCCTTTAATCTAGGTGACCTTCATCCCCACGACCTCGCGACAGCTCTGGATTATGAAGGAGTAGCGGTTCGTGCCGGTCACCATTGCGCCCAACCTTTGCTTCAGTATTTGGAAGTTCCAGCAACAGCTCGTGCAAGTTTTTATATCTACAATACCAAGGCAGATTGTGACAAGCTAGTCGATGCCCTACAAAAGACAAAGGAGTTTTTCAATGGCACTTTCTAA
- the sufD gene encoding Fe-S cluster assembly protein SufD codes for MTKENIKLFSEMHAEPSWLADLRQKAFDKIESLELPVIERVKFHRWNLGDGTITESEPSANVPDFTVLDNHLKLVQVGTQTVFEQTPVELAEQGVVFTDFHSALEEIPELIEEFFMSSVKYDDDKLAAYHTAYFNSGAVLYIPDHVEITEPIEGIFYQDSDSDVPFNKHIMIIAGKNSKISYLERLESRGEGSAKATANITVEVIARSGAQVKFAAIDRLGENVTAYISRRGKLGNDASIDWAIGVMNEGNVVADFDSDLIGNGSHADLKVVALSSGRQVQGIDTRVTNYGCNSIGNILQHGVILEKATLTFNGIGHIIKGAKGADAQQESRVLMLSDQARSDANPILLIDENDVTAGHAASIGQVDPEDMYYLMSRGLDKATAERLVVRGFLGSVIVEIPVKEVRDEMIATIEEKLSKR; via the coding sequence ATGACTAAAGAGAATATTAAACTTTTTTCAGAAATGCACGCTGAACCAAGCTGGTTGGCTGACCTCCGTCAAAAAGCTTTTGATAAGATTGAGAGTTTGGAATTACCAGTTATTGAGCGTGTCAAATTTCACCGTTGGAATCTGGGAGATGGAACCATTACAGAAAGTGAACCTTCAGCAAATGTTCCTGACTTCACGGTTCTAGATAATCACTTGAAGCTGGTGCAAGTAGGAACGCAGACTGTTTTTGAACAAACTCCAGTTGAATTGGCTGAACAAGGAGTAGTCTTTACAGACTTTCACTCAGCTTTAGAAGAAATTCCAGAACTTATCGAGGAATTCTTCATGTCATCTGTTAAGTATGATGACGACAAGTTGGCAGCCTACCATACAGCTTATTTCAATAGTGGGGCTGTACTCTACATTCCTGATCACGTTGAGATTACAGAGCCAATCGAAGGAATTTTCTACCAAGACAGTGATAGCGATGTGCCATTTAACAAGCATATTATGATTATCGCTGGTAAAAATTCTAAGATTAGTTATCTTGAACGTCTAGAGTCACGAGGTGAAGGTAGTGCGAAGGCAACTGCCAATATCACAGTTGAAGTGATTGCTCGTTCTGGTGCGCAAGTGAAATTTGCAGCTATTGACCGTTTAGGTGAAAATGTCACTGCCTATATTAGCCGTCGTGGTAAACTAGGAAACGATGCAAGCATTGACTGGGCAATCGGTGTCATGAACGAAGGAAATGTCGTTGCGGACTTTGATAGCGACTTGATTGGAAATGGTAGCCATGCTGACCTTAAAGTCGTAGCTCTTTCAAGCGGCCGTCAGGTACAAGGGATTGACACTCGAGTGACTAACTACGGATGTAACTCAATCGGAAATATCCTCCAACATGGGGTTATCCTTGAAAAAGCAACTTTGACCTTCAACGGTATCGGTCACATCATCAAAGGCGCTAAGGGAGCAGATGCCCAACAAGAAAGTCGAGTTCTCATGCTTTCAGACCAAGCGCGTTCCGATGCCAACCCAATTCTTTTGATTGATGAAAATGATGTTACTGCAGGTCACGCGGCTTCTATCGGACAAGTTGATCCAGAAGATATGTACTATCTCATGAGTCGTGGCTTGGATAAGGCAACTGCAGAACGCTTGGTTGTTCGTGGTTTCCTTGGATCTGTTATCGTTGAGATTCCAGTCAAAGAAGTTCGTGATGAAATGATTGCAACTATCGAAGAAAAATTGTCAAAACGCTAA
- the sufC gene encoding Fe-S cluster assembly ATPase SufC — MSVLEIKDLHVEIEGKEILKGVNLTLKTGEIAAIMGPNGTGKSTLSAAIMGNPNYEVTKGEVLFDGVNILELEVDERARMGLFLAMQYPSEIPGITNAEFLRAAMNAGKEDDEKISVREFITKLDEKMELLNMKEEMAERYLNEGFSGGEKKRNEILQLLMLEPTFALLDEIDSGLDIDALKVVSKGVNAMRGESFGAMIITHYQRLLNYITPDVVHVMMEGRVVLSGGPELAARLEREGYAKLAEELGYDYKEEL; from the coding sequence ATGTCAGTATTAGAGATCAAAGATCTTCACGTTGAGATTGAAGGAAAAGAAATTTTGAAAGGGGTCAATCTGACTCTGAAAACAGGAGAAATCGCAGCTATTATGGGACCAAATGGTACTGGTAAATCGACTCTTTCTGCCGCTATCATGGGGAACCCTAACTATGAAGTTACTAAAGGTGAGGTCTTGTTTGATGGTGTAAACATCCTTGAATTGGAAGTAGACGAGCGTGCGCGTATGGGTCTTTTCCTTGCTATGCAATACCCATCTGAAATCCCTGGAATTACCAACGCAGAGTTTCTTCGTGCAGCCATGAATGCTGGTAAAGAAGATGATGAAAAGATTTCAGTTCGTGAGTTCATCACTAAACTAGACGAGAAAATGGAATTGCTCAACATGAAAGAAGAAATGGCAGAGCGTTACCTCAACGAAGGTTTCTCAGGTGGTGAGAAAAAACGCAATGAAATTCTTCAACTCTTGATGTTGGAACCAACATTTGCACTTTTGGATGAGATTGACTCTGGTCTTGATATTGATGCCCTTAAAGTTGTTTCTAAAGGTGTTAATGCTATGCGTGGTGAAAGCTTCGGTGCCATGATTATTACTCACTACCAACGTCTCTTGAACTACATCACTCCTGACGTGGTACACGTGATGATGGAAGGTCGTGTGGTCCTTTCTGGTGGTCCAGAATTGGCTGCCCGTTTGGAACGTGAAGGATACGCAAAACTAGCTGAAGAACTTGGCTACGACTACAAGGAAGAATTGTAA
- a CDS encoding DUF3272 family protein, producing the protein MTRQQFIVIALFTAAETYFFNEAWMTGRYFMAAFWAILLFRNFRLSYVMGKIVDAIDQHLNRKD; encoded by the coding sequence ATGACTAGACAACAATTTATCGTGATAGCACTATTTACCGCTGCTGAGACTTATTTTTTCAATGAAGCTTGGATGACGGGTCGCTATTTCATGGCAGCCTTTTGGGCCATTCTTCTTTTTCGAAATTTTAGGTTAAGTTATGTAATGGGGAAAATAGTAGATGCCATTGATCAGCACCTAAACCGCAAGGATTAG
- the dnaX gene encoding DNA polymerase III subunit gamma/tau, whose translation MYQALYRKYRSQTFSQLVGQEVVAKTLKQAVEQKKISHAYLFSGPRGTGKTSVAKIFAKAMNCPNQVDGEPCNNCYICQAVTEGSLEDVIEMDAASNNGVDEIREIRDKSTYAPSLARYKVYIIDEVHMLSTGAFNALLKTLEEPTQNVVFILATTELHKIPATILSRVQRFEFKSIRTQDITAHIHHILEKEHISSEPDAVEIIARRAEGGMRDALSILDQALSLTQGNALTTAISEEITGTISLSALDDYVAALSQQDVSKALDSLNLLFENGKSMTRFVTDLLRYLRDLLVVQTGGENTHHSPVFMDNLALSQESLFEMIRIATVSLADMKASLQPKIYAEMMTIRLAEIKPESAVSGTVESEISELRQEVARLKQELANVETAPKQVAPVPSRPATSKTVYRVDRNKVQAILQEAVENPELARQNLIRLQNAWGEVIESLAGPDKALLVGSQPVAANEHHAILAFESNFNAGQTMKRDNLNTMFGNILSQAAGFSPEILAISLEEWKEVRAAFSARNKSSQADQEAEEESLIPEGFEFLADKVMVEED comes from the coding sequence ATGTATCAAGCACTTTATCGAAAATATAGAAGCCAGACTTTTTCACAACTAGTAGGTCAAGAAGTTGTGGCTAAAACCCTAAAACAAGCGGTCGAGCAGAAAAAGATTAGTCATGCCTATCTTTTCTCAGGCCCTCGTGGGACTGGGAAGACTAGTGTGGCTAAGATTTTTGCCAAGGCTATGAACTGTCCGAACCAAGTGGACGGAGAACCATGTAATAACTGCTATATCTGCCAAGCAGTGACAGAAGGTAGCTTAGAAGATGTTATCGAAATGGATGCGGCTTCGAATAACGGAGTTGATGAAATCCGAGAAATTCGTGATAAATCCACCTATGCTCCTAGTTTGGCACGTTATAAGGTCTATATCATAGACGAGGTTCATATGTTGTCTACGGGAGCCTTTAATGCGCTTTTAAAGACTCTAGAAGAACCAACTCAAAATGTTGTCTTTATCTTAGCGACTACCGAATTGCACAAGATTCCAGCAACTATTTTATCGCGTGTCCAACGTTTTGAGTTTAAATCGATTAGAACGCAAGATATCACAGCACATATTCATCATATTTTAGAAAAAGAACATATCAGTTCTGAACCAGATGCCGTGGAAATCATTGCTAGACGGGCTGAAGGTGGAATGCGGGATGCCTTGTCTATTCTGGACCAAGCCTTGAGTTTGACTCAAGGGAATGCTTTAACTACAGCTATCTCTGAGGAGATTACAGGCACCATTAGTCTATCAGCGCTTGATGACTATGTAGCCGCCTTGTCTCAGCAGGATGTTTCAAAAGCTCTTGATTCTTTGAATCTTTTGTTTGAAAATGGCAAGAGCATGACTCGTTTTGTGACGGACCTCTTGCGGTATTTGCGTGATCTACTAGTTGTTCAGACAGGTGGCGAAAATACTCATCATAGTCCAGTTTTTATGGACAATCTAGCTCTTTCTCAGGAAAGTCTCTTTGAAATGATTCGAATAGCGACTGTGAGCTTGGCGGATATGAAAGCTAGCCTGCAACCTAAGATTTATGCTGAGATGATGACTATTCGTTTAGCTGAGATTAAGCCTGAATCTGCGGTTTCGGGAACTGTTGAAAGTGAAATTTCTGAACTGAGACAGGAAGTCGCCCGTCTTAAACAAGAACTTGCCAATGTTGAAACAGCTCCTAAACAAGTGGCGCCAGTCCCTAGCCGTCCAGCCACTTCCAAGACAGTCTATCGAGTAGACCGTAATAAGGTTCAGGCTATCCTACAAGAAGCTGTTGAAAATCCTGAATTGGCACGGCAAAACTTGATTCGCCTCCAGAATGCATGGGGGGAAGTGATCGAAAGCTTAGCTGGACCTGATAAGGCTCTGCTTGTTGGTTCTCAACCAGTTGCGGCAAACGAACACCATGCTATTTTAGCCTTTGAGTCTAATTTCAATGCAGGGCAAACCATGAAACGGGATAACCTCAATACCATGTTTGGCAATATTCTCAGCCAGGCGGCTGGATTTTCACCTGAAATCCTGGCAATTTCCCTAGAGGAATGGAAAGAGGTTCGTGCAGCATTTTCAGCTAGAAACAAGTCTTCTCAAGCTGATCAAGAGGCGGAAGAAGAAAGCCTAATTCCAGAAGGATTTGAATTTCTGGCTGATAAAGTCATGGTCGAAGAAGACTAA
- a CDS encoding GAF domain-containing protein, protein MLDSEKQSQYQLLNEELSYLLEGESNVLANLSNASALLKSRFPNTVFAGFYLFDGSELVLGPFQGGVSCIRIPLGKGVCGEAAEFQETVLVGDVSTYPNYISCDSMAKSEIVVPMLKNGQLLGVLDLDSSLIDDYNAIDRDYLEQFVAILLEKTEWDFTMFEEKA, encoded by the coding sequence ATGTTAGATTCAGAAAAACAATCACAATATCAATTGTTAAATGAGGAACTCTCTTATTTACTTGAAGGTGAGAGCAATGTTCTTGCCAATCTTTCGAATGCTAGTGCCCTCCTAAAATCTCGCTTTCCGAATACTGTATTTGCAGGGTTTTATCTGTTTGATGGTAGCGAGTTGGTTTTAGGGCCTTTTCAGGGTGGTGTTTCTTGTATTCGCATTCCGCTTGGGAAAGGCGTTTGTGGAGAAGCTGCTGAGTTTCAAGAGACTGTTTTAGTTGGCGATGTGAGCACCTATCCAAACTACATTTCTTGTGATAGTATGGCCAAGAGTGAAATCGTGGTTCCTATGCTCAAGAATGGTCAATTGCTGGGTGTCTTAGACCTGGATTCTTCACTTATTGATGATTATAATGCAATTGACCGCGATTACTTGGAACAATTTGTCGCTATTTTGCTTGAGAAGACAGAATGGGACTTTACGATGTTTGAGGAGAAAGCCTAA
- the rpsA gene encoding 30S ribosomal protein S1 translates to MNEFEDLLNSVSQVEPGDVVSAEVLTVDATQANVAISGTGVEGVLTLRELTNDRDADINDFVKVGEVLDVLVLRQVVGKDTDTVTYLVSKKRLEARKAWDKLVGREEEVVTVKGTRAVKGGLSVEFEGVRGFIPASMLDTRFVRNTERFVGQEFDAKIKEVDPKENRFILSRREVVEAATAAARAEVFGKLAVGDVVTGKVARITSFGAFIDLGGVDGLVHLTELSHERNVSPKSVVTVGEEIEVKILDLNEEEGRVSLSLKATTPGPWDGVEQKLAKGDVVEGTVKRLTDFGAFVEVLPGIDGLVHVSQISHKRIENPKEALTVGQEVTVKVLDVNADAERVSLSIKALEERPAQEEGQKEEKRAARPRRPKRQEKRDFELPETQTGFSMADLFGDIEL, encoded by the coding sequence ATGAACGAATTTGAAGATTTGCTAAATAGCGTTAGCCAAGTTGAGCCTGGTGATGTTGTTAGTGCTGAAGTATTGACAGTTGATGCGACTCAAGCTAACGTTGCAATCTCTGGGACTGGTGTTGAAGGTGTCTTGACTCTTCGCGAATTGACAAACGATCGCGATGCAGATATCAATGACTTTGTGAAAGTAGGAGAAGTATTGGATGTTCTTGTACTTCGTCAAGTAGTTGGTAAAGATACTGATACAGTTACATACCTTGTATCTAAAAAACGCCTTGAAGCTCGCAAAGCATGGGACAAACTTGTAGGACGCGAAGAAGAAGTTGTTACTGTTAAAGGAACTCGTGCCGTTAAAGGTGGACTTTCAGTAGAATTTGAAGGTGTTCGTGGATTCATCCCAGCTTCAATGTTGGATACTCGTTTCGTACGTAACACTGAGCGTTTCGTAGGTCAAGAATTTGATGCTAAAATCAAAGAAGTTGATCCTAAAGAAAACCGCTTCATCCTTTCACGTCGTGAAGTTGTTGAAGCAGCTACTGCAGCGGCTCGTGCTGAAGTATTCGGTAAATTGGCTGTTGGTGATGTCGTAACTGGTAAAGTTGCTCGTATCACTAGCTTTGGTGCTTTCATCGACCTTGGTGGTGTTGACGGATTGGTTCACTTGACTGAATTGTCACACGAACGTAACGTATCACCTAAATCAGTTGTAACTGTTGGTGAAGAAATCGAAGTGAAGATCCTTGATCTTAACGAAGAAGAAGGACGCGTATCACTTTCACTTAAAGCAACAACACCTGGACCATGGGATGGTGTTGAGCAAAAATTGGCTAAAGGTGATGTAGTAGAAGGAACAGTTAAACGTTTGACTGACTTCGGTGCATTTGTTGAAGTATTGCCAGGTATCGATGGACTTGTTCACGTATCACAAATTTCACACAAACGTATCGAAAATCCAAAAGAAGCTCTTACTGTTGGTCAAGAAGTTACTGTTAAAGTACTTGATGTTAACGCTGACGCAGAACGCGTATCTCTTTCTATCAAAGCTCTTGAAGAACGTCCAGCTCAAGAAGAAGGACAAAAAGAAGAAAAACGTGCTGCTCGTCCACGTCGTCCAAAACGTCAAGAAAAACGTGATTTCGAACTTCCAGAAACACAAACAGGATTCTCAATGGCTGACTTGTTTGGTGATATCGAACTTTAA
- a CDS encoding DUF2969 domain-containing protein: MSKKDKKIEIQLTDAKVTVGKDSYEGYVLTIGKKVIGEIAELDSQFAIIKNGNVDSFYKKLEKAVEILIENYNLTK; the protein is encoded by the coding sequence ATGAGTAAAAAAGATAAGAAAATTGAAATCCAATTAACCGATGCAAAAGTGACTGTTGGAAAAGACAGTTATGAAGGATACGTTTTGACGATCGGGAAAAAGGTTATTGGGGAAATTGCCGAATTAGATAGCCAATTTGCCATCATAAAGAATGGAAATGTCGATAGTTTTTATAAAAAACTTGAAAAAGCTGTGGAAATTTTGATTGAAAACTATAATTTGACAAAATAA
- a CDS encoding branched-chain amino acid aminotransferase yields the protein MTVAIDWENLGFAYMKLPYRYIAHYKNGQWDQGELTEDATLHISESSPSLHYGQQAFEGLKAYRTKDGSVQLFRPDENAKRLQRTCDRLLMPQVPTEMFVEACKAVVRANEEYVPPYGTGGTLYLRPLLIGVGDIIGVKPAEEYIFTIFAMPVGNYFKGGLVPTNFLIQDEYDRAAPNGTGAAKVGGNYAASLLPGKMAKSRQFSDVIYLDPSTHTKIEEVGSANFFGITADNEFVTPLSPSILPSITKYSLLYLAEHRLGLTPIEGDVPIDNLDRFVEAGACGTAAVISPIGGIQHGDDFHVFYSETEVGPVTRKLYDELTGIQFGDVEAPEGWIVKVD from the coding sequence ATGACAGTTGCAATTGATTGGGAAAATCTTGGTTTTGCTTATATGAAACTACCTTACCGTTATATCGCTCACTACAAAAATGGTCAATGGGATCAAGGAGAATTGACAGAGGATGCAACCTTGCATATTTCAGAGTCTTCTCCAAGTCTCCACTATGGACAGCAAGCATTTGAGGGATTGAAAGCCTATCGTACCAAGGACGGCAGTGTTCAATTGTTCCGTCCTGACGAAAATGCCAAGCGTTTGCAACGTACTTGTGACCGTCTTTTGATGCCACAAGTTCCGACAGAAATGTTTGTAGAAGCTTGTAAAGCAGTTGTGCGTGCAAATGAAGAATACGTCCCACCATATGGAACAGGTGGAACCCTTTATCTTCGTCCACTTTTGATTGGTGTTGGGGATATTATCGGGGTTAAACCAGCAGAAGAGTATATTTTCACCATCTTTGCTATGCCAGTTGGTAACTATTTTAAAGGTGGTTTAGTCCCAACCAACTTCTTGATTCAGGATGAATACGACCGTGCAGCTCCGAATGGTACAGGTGCGGCCAAGGTAGGTGGAAACTATGCTGCTAGTCTCCTCCCAGGTAAAATGGCCAAGTCACGCCAATTTTCAGATGTTATCTACTTAGACCCATCTACACATACAAAGATTGAAGAAGTCGGATCAGCTAACTTCTTTGGAATCACGGCAGACAATGAATTTGTTACGCCATTGAGTCCATCCATCTTGCCATCTATTACCAAGTATTCTTTGCTTTATTTGGCAGAACACCGCTTGGGCTTGACTCCGATTGAAGGCGATGTCCCAATTGATAATTTGGATCGTTTTGTAGAGGCAGGAGCTTGTGGTACAGCAGCGGTCATTTCGCCAATTGGAGGTATCCAACATGGCGATGATTTCCATGTTTTCTATAGTGAAACAGAAGTAGGTCCTGTTACACGTAAACTTTATGATGAATTGACCGGTATCCAATTTGGTGATGTAGAAGCGCCTGAAGGATGGATTGTCAAAGTGGACTAA